One Natronorubrum halophilum genomic window, CCGCCGCCTCGGTGTACGCCGCCGCCCTGTTGACCAACGAGAAGGTCACCCAGAACGACGTCAGCGAGGTCGCCAGCATCTCCGAGGTCACCATCCGCAACCGCTACAAGGAACTGCTCGAGGCCTCCGATACGGCAGCCCCCGCGTAAACACGAGATTTCGGGTGCTGTCATCGGCGAGCGTCGTCTGACATCGGGGCGGTCGATCGATCGACCGACGATCGAACGTGCGGCAACACTTTTGGCGAATGGTGTGTAATACCGTGACATGGACGAAACGACTGTGAAACTCTTGTGTCCAGAATGTACGAAAAATTGGCAGCATTCTCCCAACGACCTCCCCGCGGCGGCGAATATGTTCCACTGTCCGAACTGCCACGCATCCAGACGCCTATCCGAGTTCATGCAAACGGATCGCGATCTCCGGACGTTGAAACAACTCGGCTAGAAGCAGCGCAATCGCGGCCTCACCACATCACCGAACCCGGAGTAGGAACGAATTAACACACCGGAAGAGTACCCATGAAAATTGAAATAACGGGCGTAGTCTTTCGGTAACAACCTCTTATAACCGCTCTCACCGGGTGGTTTTCGGCCAGTAGGTGGTTCCTTCGATCGCACCGGTATCGTGACAGACAACATATCGAACACGGGTTGCGTGTTAACGCGACTCAAGATAATAATATAACCCTGCAGTGGGTAGGACTGCATGGTTATGAAGAAGCAGGAGCTCATTCACCTTCACGGCCTTCTCGCGGAGGTATCGAACCAGTGCGCGGCGTGGGAAGACTGTAAGATCGACCTCGAGGAGTACGAATCACTTGGCATTCGGCCAACATCAATTCACAAGTCAAAAACAGATCACAAAGCGGCTGTTTTTGCAATTGCTGGGGGAATTACGAAGAATATGCGTGAAGAAGAGCAGGAAGCAGTCGCCGCTACCGCGGACTGAGAGAGACGTCGTCTCCTTCGATTAGCAAATACGATCAACTGGCGAGACTCGTCTTCTATCTAACCGTTTCCGTTCCGTTTCGGCCGCGTACGCTGACAGTAGGTACACTGAAAACGAATCGAGACATCGTTCCACCGGGTAACGACCGATGGTCGCTCGAAACTATCAGTCTCTCTCAACTAAGTCTTCGAACTCGGGAAGGATTTCGTCGTCAGCTTGACCGTCGTCGGTGTCGGTTGAGTCGTCCCCGTCGGACGCCGACTCCGATTCGTCTTCATCGGTCGTCGAATCGTCGGTATCCGTCTCCGACTGAGCTTCGTCATCGTCGTCTTCTTCCTCGAGTTCGTCGATCTGGATGACCTCGAGCGGGATATTCTCGAGGCGCTGACCGATCTCCTTGCGGGCGATTCGTGAAGCATGTTCGTCGCGCTCGACGTTGAAGACGGTCATCTCGAGTTCGAGCGCGACGAGTGCTTCGTCGGCCGCGATGAACGCGGGCGGCAGCTCCTCACCCGACGGAGAGGTCCGCGTACCCATGTTGATCTCGACGTAGTTTAGATCAGGGTTCAACATCTCGCCAGTCTTCGAGATGGCGATACGGATCGCCTCGTCCTCCGTCTCGACGTCGAACACCGGCACGGCGGCTTCGACGACAACCCTGCAGTGCATACCAAGATATTGTGTCGCCTGCAGTATGAAAGTTCGCCCCCACACCGGAGGAAACC contains:
- a CDS encoding DUF7836 family putative zinc-binding protein produces the protein MDETTVKLLCPECTKNWQHSPNDLPAAANMFHCPNCHASRRLSEFMQTDRDLRTLKQLG
- a CDS encoding DUF555 domain-containing protein → MHCRVVVEAAVPVFDVETEDEAIRIAISKTGEMLNPDLNYVEINMGTRTSPSGEELPPAFIAADEALVALELEMTVFNVERDEHASRIARKEIGQRLENIPLEVIQIDELEEEDDDDEAQSETDTDDSTTDEDESESASDGDDSTDTDDGQADDEILPEFEDLVERD
- a CDS encoding UPF0058 family protein, with protein sequence MKKQELIHLHGLLAEVSNQCAAWEDCKIDLEEYESLGIRPTSIHKSKTDHKAAVFAIAGGITKNMREEEQEAVAATAD